A genomic segment from Spirochaetota bacterium encodes:
- a CDS encoding pyridoxal phosphate-dependent aminotransferase translates to MELAKRLSKIKPSPTLAVTALANSLKAQGIDVIGFGSGEPDFDTPQSIKNAAIIALEQGKTKYTPSGGIPELKKAIVEKFKRDNNLEYKISEVTVNCGGKHSFYNLMQVLLNSGDEVIIPAPYWVSYPDIVLLADGVPVIIHTDESTDFKINPEMLEKHITKKTKAIVINSPSNPTGAMYTMDELKAIGEVLKKYDICIVTDDIYEVIIYDNKKFCNIVNAVPELKPKTMVLNGVSKTYSMTGWRIGYMAGDETIIKQVEMIQSQSVSNPTSIAQWAAVEALTGDQSVLNPMIEAFARRREIIVKGLNEIKGIECHNPDGAFYVFPNVRGVYSLPGFSAIKDKYKDEALSSKLSSYLLEEARVAVVPGIAFGSDDNIRLSFATSDKNIVEGLNRIKEAIEKLA, encoded by the coding sequence ATGGAGTTAGCAAAAAGATTATCTAAAATCAAGCCATCCCCTACCCTGGCGGTTACAGCACTGGCAAATTCACTCAAAGCACAGGGAATTGACGTCATTGGCTTTGGTTCTGGTGAACCGGATTTTGATACACCACAATCCATTAAAAATGCTGCAATTATAGCCCTTGAACAGGGTAAAACAAAATATACCCCATCAGGCGGTATTCCTGAACTAAAAAAAGCAATTGTTGAAAAATTTAAAAGAGACAATAATCTGGAATATAAAATTTCTGAAGTTACTGTAAATTGTGGAGGCAAACACTCATTCTATAATCTTATGCAGGTACTACTCAACAGTGGCGATGAAGTGATTATTCCGGCACCTTACTGGGTATCATACCCTGATATTGTCCTTCTTGCCGATGGCGTTCCTGTAATTATCCATACTGATGAATCAACAGATTTTAAAATAAACCCTGAAATGCTTGAAAAACATATAACTAAAAAAACCAAAGCCATAGTTATAAATTCACCTTCCAATCCTACAGGTGCAATGTACACAATGGATGAACTGAAAGCAATTGGCGAAGTTTTAAAAAAATATGATATATGCATTGTAACAGATGACATTTATGAAGTTATAATTTATGATAATAAAAAGTTCTGCAATATTGTAAATGCTGTCCCTGAACTCAAACCAAAAACTATGGTCTTGAATGGTGTTTCTAAAACGTATTCAATGACTGGCTGGCGTATTGGATATATGGCAGGTGATGAAACAATAATCAAACAGGTGGAAATGATTCAAAGCCAGTCGGTATCCAATCCAACATCAATTGCACAGTGGGCAGCAGTTGAAGCATTAACTGGAGATCAGAGCGTTTTGAATCCAATGATTGAAGCTTTTGCCCGACGACGTGAAATAATTGTAAAAGGCCTCAATGAAATAAAGGGAATTGAATGCCATAACCCTGATGGCGCTTTTTATGTCTTCCCAAATGTCAGGGGTGTTTATTCTCTTCCTGGTTTTTCAGCAATAAAGGATAAATATAAAGATGAAGCGCTTTCTTCAAAGTTGTCATCATATCTTCTTGAGGAAGCACGAGTTGCAGTTGTGCCCGGCATTGCATTTGGTTCAGATGATAATATACGGCTTTCATTTGCAACATCTGATAAGAATATAGTTGAAGGATTAAACCGTATAAAAGAAGCAATTGAAAAGCTTGCATAA
- a CDS encoding AAA family ATPase translates to MRKLPIGIQSFEEIRTGEYYYVDKTPFVAKLVGEGKYYFLSRPRRFGKSLFLDTLRQAFLGKRELFKGLYLENNWDWDSKYPVIYLDFGGRVIENADHLKKHIIEKLEQAQSKLDVVCSKKTQYDFCFEELIRKSYEKYKEKVVVLIDEYDKPILDRIEDKEEATSIREVLKNFYSVLKPLDVYLKFVLLTGVSKFSKVSLFSGLNQLRDITLSGEYATICGYTQSELEDVFAGELKGEDLEAIRCWYNGYSWLGESVYNPFDILLYLQERKFHPYWFETGTPNFLIKLLVQKRFYMPNLAELVASENLIGSFDVDVIEPENLLFQTGYLTIKSYKQSQRGLKYYLGYPNKEVQISLNDYVAAYLTQAGAENERLKDKLDIYLEKGDLEGFKVVLKSLFASIPYEWYRSNEIAGYEGYYASVVYSFLAGAGFDMVAEDYTSRGRIDLTILYGGRCYIMEFKVVEIELEGKALAQLEAKRYAEKYRGKFQEIYLIGIEFSKEQKDLVGFEWKRDG, encoded by the coding sequence GTGAGAAAACTACCTATAGGGATACAAAGTTTTGAAGAAATAAGGACTGGTGAATATTACTATGTAGATAAAACTCCCTTTGTTGCAAAACTTGTAGGTGAAGGTAAATATTATTTTTTATCCCGTCCGAGGCGTTTTGGGAAGTCCTTGTTTTTGGATACATTACGGCAGGCTTTTTTAGGGAAAAGGGAGTTATTTAAGGGGCTATACTTAGAGAATAACTGGGACTGGGATAGTAAGTATCCAGTTATATATCTAGATTTTGGTGGAAGGGTAATTGAGAACGCAGATCATTTAAAGAAGCACATAATAGAAAAGCTTGAACAAGCTCAATCTAAACTTGATGTTGTGTGTAGCAAAAAGACCCAATATGATTTTTGTTTTGAAGAGCTGATAAGAAAAAGCTATGAGAAATACAAAGAAAAAGTAGTAGTTCTTATAGACGAGTATGATAAACCAATATTAGATAGGATAGAAGACAAAGAAGAAGCTACAAGTATACGGGAAGTTTTAAAGAATTTTTACAGCGTGCTAAAACCGCTAGATGTGTATTTGAAATTTGTATTATTAACGGGGGTATCAAAGTTTTCCAAGGTTTCTTTGTTTTCGGGGTTAAACCAGTTGAGGGATATTACATTAAGCGGAGAGTATGCAACCATATGTGGCTATACTCAATCAGAGCTAGAGGATGTTTTTGCCGGTGAGTTAAAAGGGGAAGATTTGGAAGCAATTAGATGCTGGTATAATGGATACTCCTGGCTTGGTGAAAGCGTTTACAATCCTTTTGACATCCTATTGTATTTACAGGAGAGGAAATTTCATCCCTATTGGTTTGAGACAGGTACACCAAATTTTTTGATAAAGCTTTTGGTACAGAAAAGATTTTATATGCCAAATTTAGCGGAGTTGGTGGCATCAGAAAATTTAATAGGGAGCTTTGATGTTGATGTCATAGAGCCAGAGAATTTGTTATTTCAGACGGGATATCTTACTATAAAAAGCTATAAACAATCACAGAGGGGGTTAAAATATTATTTGGGATATCCCAACAAAGAAGTGCAGATATCGCTAAATGATTATGTAGCAGCATATTTAACGCAAGCAGGGGCAGAGAATGAAAGATTAAAGGATAAGCTTGATATATATTTGGAAAAAGGAGATTTAGAAGGTTTTAAAGTAGTATTGAAGTCGCTTTTTGCGAGCATACCGTACGAGTGGTACAGGAGCAATGAGATAGCAGGATATGAAGGGTATTATGCAAGTGTGGTGTATAGCTTTTTGGCGGGTGCAGGATTTGATATGGTAGCCGAGGATTATACCAGCAGGGGGAGGATAGATTTAACGATACTGTATGGGGGAAGATGTTATATTATGGAATTTAAGGTAGTGGAGATAGAGCTGGAGGGTAAGGCATTGGCACAGTTAGAGGCAAAGAGGTATGCGGAGAAATACAGGGGGAAATTTCAGGAGATATATCTTATTGGGATAGAGTTTAGTAAGGAACAGAAGGATTTGGTTGGGTTTGAGTGGAAGCGTGATGGGTGA
- a CDS encoding YlbF family regulator gives MEEILQKANELGLMIKGSDIYKRYEELVKKIEADENARKLLEEYIKLSEELYQKEANGGVIEVEEKKKLQDISQKVSESQLIKEFIATQTYYVNMMMQIQNAISNPKGDPIGPSKIIKPGQSGKIITGNF, from the coding sequence ATGGAAGAGATATTACAAAAAGCAAATGAATTGGGACTAATGATCAAAGGGTCAGATATTTACAAGCGCTATGAAGAACTGGTAAAAAAGATTGAAGCCGATGAAAATGCACGCAAGTTGCTTGAAGAATATATAAAGTTGAGCGAAGAACTATATCAGAAAGAAGCTAATGGTGGTGTAATTGAAGTTGAGGAAAAGAAAAAATTACAGGATATAAGTCAGAAGGTTTCGGAAAGTCAGCTTATAAAAGAATTCATTGCCACACAAACATATTATGTGAATATGATGATGCAGATTCAAAATGCAATCAGCAACCCCAAAGGCGATCCCATTGGACCATCAAAGATAATAAAACCAGGCCAGAGCGGTAAAATCATTACAGGAAATTTTTGA